A window from Staphylococcus succinus encodes these proteins:
- a CDS encoding sugar porter family MFS transporter, whose amino-acid sequence MGKSEVDIKNSKMKKITIIATFGGLLFGFDTGVINGALPYMSLSNQLDLSPATEGLVSSSLVFGAAFGAIAGGRLSDALGRKKMIMVLAIIFFFATLGCGLAPNVSSMVAFRLILGLAVGGASVIVPTFLSEMSSKEKRGRMVTQNELMIVSGQLMAYVINGILGNLVDNPGIWRIMLLVATIPAIILWFGMLRVPESPRWHASKSKYWPAYTILRTLRDEKTAAEEIKEIKTVIDKEKLIKEKSKNEFTKSWVRKILFIGIGLGVVQQITGVNSIMYYGTEILRNAGFGTKAALIGNIANGVISVLATFVGIWLLGKIGRRTMLLTGQIGIVFTLILLSIFPIFLAGTPILPFVILLLTVTFLAFQQGCVSPVTWLMLSEIFPMKIRGVGMGASVFFCWITNFLVSLSFPVLLGHFGLASTFTVFVALNILAIVFVKKVLPETKDKSLEEIEEHFKSAKKNNKVVSEKLIEEAK is encoded by the coding sequence ATGGGAAAATCAGAAGTTGACATAAAAAATAGCAAAATGAAGAAGATTACAATCATTGCAACGTTTGGGGGATTACTGTTTGGTTTTGATACTGGCGTTATAAACGGTGCCTTACCGTATATGTCATTGTCTAATCAATTGGATTTAAGCCCTGCTACTGAAGGATTAGTGTCAAGTTCTTTAGTATTTGGGGCTGCATTTGGAGCTATAGCTGGTGGTAGGTTATCTGATGCATTAGGAAGAAAGAAAATGATTATGGTCTTAGCAATTATTTTCTTCTTTGCAACATTAGGTTGTGGACTTGCACCTAATGTAAGTTCTATGGTGGCCTTTCGTTTAATACTAGGATTGGCGGTTGGTGGTGCATCAGTTATTGTTCCGACGTTCCTTTCTGAAATGTCTTCGAAAGAAAAGAGAGGACGAATGGTAACTCAAAATGAATTGATGATTGTTTCAGGACAATTAATGGCTTATGTTATCAATGGTATTTTAGGAAATTTAGTAGATAATCCTGGTATATGGAGAATCATGCTACTCGTCGCTACGATACCAGCAATCATACTATGGTTTGGTATGCTAAGAGTACCTGAAAGTCCAAGATGGCATGCCAGTAAAAGTAAGTATTGGCCAGCTTATACGATTTTAAGAACACTTAGAGATGAAAAAACAGCAGCAGAAGAAATAAAAGAAATTAAAACAGTTATTGATAAAGAAAAATTAATAAAAGAAAAATCCAAAAATGAATTCACAAAGTCTTGGGTTCGTAAAATATTATTTATTGGTATAGGACTTGGCGTGGTACAGCAAATCACTGGGGTGAATTCAATCATGTATTATGGCACAGAAATATTAAGGAATGCTGGTTTTGGGACTAAGGCAGCGTTAATTGGAAATATCGCTAATGGCGTTATATCTGTGTTAGCGACCTTTGTAGGTATTTGGTTATTAGGTAAGATAGGGCGCCGCACCATGTTATTAACGGGCCAGATTGGGATAGTGTTTACGCTTATTTTATTAAGTATATTTCCTATATTTTTAGCAGGGACGCCTATACTACCATTTGTTATATTGTTGCTCACTGTAACATTTTTAGCTTTTCAACAAGGGTGTGTATCTCCGGTAACATGGCTAATGCTTTCTGAGATATTTCCAATGAAAATTAGAGGTGTAGGTATGGGCGCTAGTGTATTCTTTTGCTGGATTACGAATTTCTTAGTTAGTTTATCATTCCCAGTATTACTAGGACATTTCGGTCTAGCATCAACATTTACAGTGTTTGTTGCTTTAAATATTTTAGCAATCGTTTTTGTTAAAAAAGTACTACCAGAGACGAAAGATAAATCGTTAGAAGAAATAGAAGAGCATTTTAAATCAGCAAAGAAAAATAACAAGGTTGTAAGTGAGAAATTGATTGAAGAAGCTAAATAA
- the iolD gene encoding 3D-(3,5/4)-trihydroxycyclohexane-1,2-dione acylhydrolase (decyclizing) encodes MKEKLRLTTGQALVKFLKQQYICIDGEEKPFVEGVFDIFGHGNVMGIGQALEEDPGHLNIIQGKNEQGMAHAAIGFSKQRLRRNIYAVTTSVGPGSANLTAAAGTALANNIPVLLLPSDTFATRQPDPVLQQVEHESNLTTTTNDALKAVSRYWDRVTRPEQLMSSLIRAFEVMTNPAQAGPATVCISQDVQGEAFDFDATFFKKRVHYIDRPEPVQREIALMTETIKQSKKPVILVGGGAKYAGARDELIEISEKYNIPLVETQAGKSTVEATFKNNLGGMGITGTLAANKIAYKADLVIGIGTRYTDFATSSKTAFNFEETKFLNININRMQAYKLDAIQVIADAKATLQQLLKHLDNYKTEYEHEIVDAKQEWEKERERLSTIKYDRNHFDPEIKNQFNQEVLNEYADALNTELTQSSVVLKINDVVNPKSNVITSAGSLPGDMQRLWNATQPNTYGVEYGYSCMGYEISGALGVKLADPANEVYSFVGDGSFLMLHSEFITSLQYKKKVNILLFDNSGYGCINNLQMENGVNSYHTEFRTSDNEILNIDYAKVAEGYGAKVYKVYSLEALEEALKDAEQQDISTLIEIKVLPKTMTDGYESWWHVGIPEVSNSKDIQAAHDLKVGKLKKAKQY; translated from the coding sequence ATGAAAGAGAAATTAAGATTAACAACTGGACAAGCTTTGGTTAAATTTTTGAAACAACAATATATATGTATCGATGGTGAAGAAAAGCCTTTTGTTGAAGGTGTGTTTGACATTTTTGGCCATGGCAATGTAATGGGTATTGGGCAAGCATTAGAAGAAGACCCAGGACATTTAAATATTATTCAGGGTAAAAATGAACAAGGTATGGCTCATGCAGCAATTGGTTTTAGTAAACAACGTTTGAGACGTAACATTTATGCAGTGACTACATCGGTCGGTCCCGGATCGGCTAATTTAACCGCGGCAGCAGGGACGGCGCTTGCAAATAATATTCCTGTATTATTGCTGCCAAGTGATACATTCGCTACAAGACAACCGGATCCAGTATTACAACAAGTTGAACATGAATCTAATTTAACTACCACAACAAATGACGCTTTAAAGGCGGTTTCTAGATATTGGGACAGAGTCACACGTCCTGAACAATTAATGTCAAGCTTGATTAGGGCGTTTGAAGTTATGACGAATCCAGCACAAGCAGGACCAGCAACAGTTTGTATTTCTCAAGATGTACAAGGCGAAGCGTTTGATTTTGACGCTACGTTCTTTAAAAAACGTGTACACTATATCGATCGTCCGGAACCGGTTCAACGAGAAATAGCATTAATGACTGAAACGATTAAACAAAGCAAAAAACCTGTAATCCTTGTAGGTGGCGGTGCAAAATACGCTGGTGCACGCGATGAATTAATTGAAATTTCTGAAAAATACAATATTCCTTTGGTTGAGACGCAAGCTGGTAAATCCACTGTAGAGGCGACATTTAAAAATAACTTGGGTGGCATGGGTATTACTGGAACATTAGCTGCCAATAAAATTGCTTATAAAGCGGATTTAGTCATAGGTATTGGAACTAGATATACTGATTTTGCTACATCGTCAAAAACTGCGTTTAACTTTGAGGAAACGAAATTTTTGAATATAAACATTAATAGAATGCAGGCATATAAGTTAGATGCAATACAAGTTATTGCTGATGCGAAAGCCACACTTCAGCAGTTATTAAAACATCTAGATAATTATAAAACTGAATATGAACATGAAATTGTTGATGCTAAGCAAGAATGGGAAAAAGAACGGGAACGTTTAAGTACCATTAAATATGATAGAAATCATTTCGATCCAGAAATAAAAAATCAGTTTAACCAAGAAGTATTAAATGAATATGCCGATGCTTTGAATACCGAATTAACTCAGAGTTCAGTCGTGTTGAAAATCAATGATGTCGTTAATCCTAAAAGTAATGTAATTACCTCAGCAGGTTCACTTCCTGGTGACATGCAACGTCTGTGGAATGCAACACAACCAAACACATATGGGGTTGAATATGGATATTCATGTATGGGTTATGAAATTTCTGGTGCATTAGGTGTGAAATTAGCTGATCCGGCTAACGAAGTATATTCATTTGTAGGAGATGGAAGTTTCCTTATGTTACATTCTGAATTTATCACCTCACTGCAATACAAGAAGAAAGTGAATATATTGCTATTTGATAATTCGGGATATGGGTGTATTAATAATTTGCAGATGGAAAATGGTGTTAATAGTTATCACACCGAATTTAGAACTTCGGACAATGAAATATTAAATATTGATTACGCAAAAGTAGCTGAAGGTTATGGTGCCAAAGTATATAAAGTGTATTCATTAGAAGCATTAGAAGAAGCGCTTAAAGATGCAGAACAACAAGATATTAGTACTTTGATTGAAATAAAAGTATTGCCTAAGACAATGACAGATGGTTATGAGAGCTGGTGGCATGTAGGTATACCAGAAGTTTCTAATTCGAAAGACATACAAGCTGCACATGATTTGAAAGTGGGAAAGTTAAAGAAAGCTAAACAATACTAA
- a CDS encoding DeoR/GlpR family DNA-binding transcription regulator translates to MKTKRIHAIESYINENKAASIDELSDYFNVSINTIRRDIAVLADTNKVKKVYGGVKSIESSISQAVDYSKRNIEHYDEKIHIAKATAKHIQANDVIYIDTGTTTVHILDYVDTDLPFTVISNSLDVINKAALFENVSLLVIGEKYKYRTRSFIGIESNTLIEKLNIDKAFMAATGVDIHNGLTNAELEENIIKKLIVSRSRLVYALADHTKMGKSTLLTFMECDELDTLITDKLPSKDFTAYFKSKKITIET, encoded by the coding sequence ATGAAAACCAAAAGAATACATGCAATTGAATCTTACATTAACGAGAATAAAGCAGCATCAATCGACGAACTCAGCGACTATTTCAATGTCTCAATCAATACAATACGTCGTGACATAGCCGTTCTAGCTGATACAAATAAAGTGAAAAAAGTTTATGGTGGTGTGAAATCTATAGAAAGTTCAATTTCTCAGGCCGTTGACTACTCTAAAAGAAATATCGAACATTATGATGAAAAGATCCACATTGCTAAAGCTACTGCTAAACACATTCAAGCTAACGATGTCATCTATATTGATACCGGGACAACAACTGTGCATATCTTAGACTATGTTGATACAGATTTACCTTTCACTGTCATTTCTAATAGTCTAGATGTCATCAATAAAGCTGCTCTTTTCGAAAATGTTTCTTTACTTGTTATTGGTGAGAAGTATAAGTATAGAACACGTTCATTTATAGGTATTGAATCTAATACACTTATTGAAAAGCTCAATATCGATAAAGCTTTTATGGCTGCCACAGGTGTCGACATTCATAATGGATTAACAAATGCAGAACTAGAAGAAAATATCATCAAAAAACTTATCGTATCTCGTTCTAGACTTGTATATGCACTCGCAGATCATACAAAAATGGGCAAATCTACATTGTTAACATTCATGGAATGCGATGAACTTGATACATTAATCACAGATAAATTACCTTCTAAAGATTTTACTGCATACTTTAAATCTAAAAAGATAACAATTGAAACATAA
- the iolC gene encoding 5-dehydro-2-deoxygluconokinase, producing the protein MTTKKDIVAIGRAAIDLNAVEINRPMEETETFRKYVGGSPVNISIGASKLGLNVGLIANVSDDQHGRYITSYLDKLGVDTSQIHIDENGHKTGLTFTEIKSPSESNILMYREEASDLYLEPEHVSETYIKESEYLLISGTALAQSPSREAVLKALAIANANAVKVVFEIDYRPYTWKTFEETSIYYELVAQQADIVIGTRDEYDMIQCYQDKTDQEIGETLFENHPELVVIKHGVQGSKAYTKTGEYFEGKAFKAKVIKTFGAGDSYAAAFLYALVKGKSIDEALKYGAASAAIVVSSHSSSEAMPTSETLENYISEHES; encoded by the coding sequence ATGACAACTAAAAAAGATATCGTAGCTATCGGACGTGCTGCAATTGATTTGAATGCTGTAGAAATAAATAGACCAATGGAAGAAACTGAAACATTTCGCAAGTATGTAGGTGGCTCACCAGTCAATATTAGTATTGGAGCTTCTAAATTAGGGTTAAATGTAGGCCTTATAGCAAACGTATCAGACGATCAACATGGACGTTATATTACGAGCTATCTCGATAAACTAGGTGTAGATACTTCACAAATTCATATCGATGAAAATGGCCATAAAACAGGTCTAACATTTACAGAAATTAAAAGTCCTTCAGAATCTAATATTTTAATGTATCGAGAAGAAGCATCAGATTTATACTTGGAACCGGAGCATGTATCAGAAACTTATATTAAAGAAAGTGAATATCTATTAATATCAGGTACTGCATTAGCCCAATCCCCATCAAGAGAAGCTGTGTTAAAGGCATTAGCAATTGCTAATGCGAATGCTGTTAAAGTTGTGTTTGAAATTGACTATAGACCATACACATGGAAGACTTTTGAAGAGACTTCGATTTATTATGAATTGGTCGCGCAACAAGCCGATATTGTTATTGGTACAAGAGATGAATACGATATGATTCAATGTTATCAAGATAAAACCGATCAAGAAATTGGCGAAACATTATTTGAAAATCATCCTGAGCTTGTCGTTATCAAACATGGCGTTCAAGGTTCAAAAGCCTACACTAAAACAGGTGAATATTTTGAAGGGAAAGCATTCAAAGCAAAAGTGATTAAAACATTTGGTGCAGGTGATTCCTATGCAGCCGCGTTTTTATACGCGCTAGTAAAAGGTAAATCTATTGATGAAGCATTGAAATATGGCGCTGCTTCTGCAGCTATTGTCGTAAGTAGCCACAGCTCATCAGAAGCTATGCCAACAAGTGAGACTTTAGAAAACTATATTAGTGAGCATGAGAGTTAA
- a CDS encoding CoA transferase, with product MLINNSETLKKVLLENKEKRISNDDFNIEAALEDILNSVGYTTSDSGGEVSFYGKDPIMPSTLRIASLAGLGLAAKSVALAHLWQVRGGNGQDIHVDIRKSVKRLSPFYERKWETLNGFPAKSQEDPHTPFRFDFYQTRDQRWMMPLNPYPNAKAHVLELLDSRSTKEAVAEAIKQWKGLDLEKAAADKGIVMPMVRTIEEFVEEPQFRHIAETELIEIKKIGESEPEQFTENPSQPLSGIRALGMGHVIAGAGLGRGLALHGADVLNIWRPTELEVETMYLTSNVGMRSTYLDLDEKAEHRAKFDQLLQDADVFFINKRHGFMESYQLTPEDLAKQRPGIIHASVNLHGHTGPWSNRNGFDQTAGSVTGVMTLEGTEAEPKLPPIVVVNDYVVSWLLELGTIKALELRAKEGGSYSISVSLSKVSAYLLSLGIFEKDYVRADSDSDDEHKIIAPDQFEAETPLGTYVGVTDQVVMSETPGEYDTVLMFRGSDKPEWK from the coding sequence ATGTTGATTAATAATAGTGAAACATTAAAAAAAGTATTATTGGAAAATAAGGAAAAACGTATCAGTAACGATGATTTTAATATCGAAGCTGCTTTAGAAGATATATTAAATTCAGTTGGATATACAACATCTGATAGCGGTGGCGAAGTTTCTTTTTATGGAAAGGATCCGATAATGCCAAGTACGCTGAGAATTGCTAGTTTAGCTGGACTTGGTTTAGCAGCTAAATCGGTTGCTTTAGCACATTTGTGGCAAGTAAGAGGTGGTAATGGTCAAGATATTCATGTAGATATTAGAAAATCTGTAAAACGCCTGTCTCCATTTTATGAAAGAAAATGGGAAACTTTAAACGGTTTTCCGGCTAAAAGCCAAGAAGATCCACATACGCCATTTAGGTTTGATTTTTATCAAACACGTGATCAAAGATGGATGATGCCGCTTAATCCATACCCAAATGCTAAAGCACATGTCTTAGAATTATTAGATAGTCGTTCAACTAAAGAAGCTGTTGCTGAAGCAATTAAACAATGGAAAGGATTAGATTTAGAAAAAGCTGCTGCAGATAAAGGTATCGTCATGCCAATGGTTCGTACAATTGAAGAATTTGTTGAAGAGCCACAATTTCGTCATATTGCAGAAACAGAACTTATTGAAATTAAAAAAATAGGGGAGTCTGAACCAGAACAGTTTACTGAGAACCCAAGCCAACCCTTAAGTGGTATTAGAGCGTTAGGGATGGGACATGTAATAGCTGGGGCTGGATTAGGTAGAGGATTAGCATTACACGGCGCAGATGTATTAAATATATGGAGACCTACTGAATTAGAAGTAGAAACGATGTATTTAACATCTAATGTGGGTATGCGTTCGACATATTTAGATTTAGATGAAAAAGCGGAACATCGAGCAAAATTTGATCAGTTATTGCAAGATGCAGATGTCTTTTTTATTAATAAGAGACATGGTTTTATGGAGTCATATCAACTTACTCCAGAAGATTTGGCTAAGCAACGTCCTGGTATTATTCATGCTTCGGTAAATTTACATGGTCATACAGGTCCGTGGTCCAACCGTAATGGCTTTGATCAAACTGCGGGCAGTGTGACTGGAGTCATGACATTGGAGGGAACAGAAGCTGAGCCTAAGTTACCCCCAATTGTGGTGGTTAATGACTATGTAGTATCTTGGTTATTAGAACTAGGTACAATTAAAGCATTGGAACTTCGCGCCAAAGAAGGTGGAAGTTATAGTATAAGTGTGTCGTTAAGTAAAGTATCAGCATATCTATTATCATTAGGCATTTTTGAGAAGGATTATGTACGAGCAGATTCAGATAGTGACGATGAACATAAAATTATAGCGCCAGATCAATTTGAAGCTGAAACTCCATTAGGCACATATGTAGGAGTAACAGATCAAGTAGTCATGTCTGAGACACCAGGTGAGTATGATACTGTACTCATGTTTAGAGGCTCGGATAAACCGGAATGGAAATAA
- a CDS encoding CoA-acylating methylmalonate-semialdehyde dehydrogenase: MAEVLKNYINGEWIESDSKETIDVYNPATKEVIAKVPVSTRAELDDAAEIAHNAFQEWKEVAVPKRARILFKLQQILIDNKEELAEIITKENGKSIGEALGEVQRGIENVEFAAGTPSLMMGDSLSSIATNIEGTSYKYPVGVVGGITPFNFPMMVPCWMFPMAISLGNTFVMKPSEKTPLLVNKLAEFVEEAGFPKGVFNVVHGAHDVVNGIVENEYIKAVSFVGSKPVGEYVYKKATENLKRAQCLTGAKNHTIILNDADIDSAVKDVIGAAFGSAGERCMAAAVVAVQENVYDEFKEKLVNAAKDIVIGNGLEDNVFLGPVIREENKARTLSYVDQGVEEGATLVLDGREGNKDEGYFVKPTIFEDVTTDMKLWQDEIFAPVLSLVKVTDLKEGIALANQSEFANGACLFTDSASSIRHFRENIDAGMLGINLGVPAPMAVFPFSGWKSSFFGSLHANGKDSIDFYTHRKVVTARHGEPQY, translated from the coding sequence ATGGCAGAAGTTTTGAAGAATTATATTAATGGTGAATGGATTGAATCAGATTCGAAGGAAACAATCGATGTTTATAACCCGGCGACAAAAGAGGTTATTGCAAAAGTTCCTGTATCTACAAGAGCAGAATTAGATGATGCAGCGGAAATTGCACATAATGCGTTCCAAGAATGGAAGGAAGTCGCTGTACCTAAACGTGCACGTATATTATTTAAACTTCAACAAATTTTAATCGATAATAAAGAAGAATTAGCAGAAATAATTACTAAAGAAAATGGTAAGAGTATAGGTGAAGCATTAGGAGAAGTACAAAGAGGTATTGAGAATGTTGAATTTGCAGCTGGTACACCATCATTAATGATGGGAGATTCCTTATCAAGCATTGCAACAAACATTGAAGGAACGAGTTATAAATATCCAGTAGGTGTCGTGGGAGGTATTACACCATTTAATTTCCCAATGATGGTACCTTGTTGGATGTTCCCAATGGCTATTTCTTTAGGAAATACATTTGTAATGAAACCTTCTGAAAAAACACCATTACTTGTTAACAAATTAGCTGAATTCGTAGAAGAAGCAGGTTTTCCAAAAGGTGTATTCAACGTAGTACATGGCGCACATGATGTTGTAAATGGCATTGTAGAAAATGAATATATTAAAGCAGTTTCTTTTGTAGGATCTAAACCAGTAGGTGAATATGTATATAAAAAAGCGACTGAAAATCTAAAACGTGCACAATGTCTGACAGGCGCTAAGAATCATACTATCATTTTAAATGATGCAGATATTGATTCAGCTGTTAAGGATGTCATTGGTGCGGCTTTTGGATCAGCAGGAGAACGTTGCATGGCTGCAGCTGTTGTTGCAGTGCAAGAAAATGTTTACGATGAGTTCAAAGAAAAATTAGTGAATGCAGCCAAAGATATTGTTATAGGCAATGGATTGGAAGATAATGTGTTCCTTGGTCCTGTAATTAGAGAAGAAAATAAAGCGCGTACATTAAGTTATGTTGATCAAGGCGTTGAAGAAGGTGCCACACTTGTCCTAGACGGTAGAGAAGGTAACAAAGACGAGGGATACTTTGTAAAACCGACTATATTTGAAGACGTAACTACGGATATGAAGTTATGGCAAGATGAAATCTTTGCACCCGTATTATCACTTGTGAAAGTAACAGACTTAAAAGAAGGTATTGCATTAGCAAACCAATCAGAATTTGCTAACGGTGCATGTTTGTTTACAGATAGCGCTTCATCAATTAGACATTTTAGAGAAAATATTGATGCAGGTATGTTAGGTATCAATTTAGGCGTTCCAGCACCTATGGCTGTCTTTCCATTCTCTGGATGGAAATCATCATTCTTCGGTTCACTACATGCCAATGGTAAAGATAGTATCGATTTTTACACGCATCGTAAAGTTGTGACAGCACGTCATGGAGAACCTCAATATTAA
- the iolB gene encoding 5-deoxy-glucuronate isomerase, with the protein MAQLLKKPVQHPLNDAVQIIQDFKPEDVNLKYTGIKILDIQASGVYEEMTQGFEICIVALTGKIDVSDGKNIYKDLGTRDSVFEKIPTDSIYISKDHHIQISAVKDARIIICYAPCDEGRPTELIPASSNGVEDRGKYANQRHVHNILPDTHTASEKLLVVEVYTDQGNWSSYPPHKHDEDNLPDESFLEEIYYHEMNPEKGFVFQRVYTDDLSLDETMTAQNGDVVIVPKGYHPVAVPDGYNGYYLNIMAGPKKVWKFNNQKDHEWIIDRK; encoded by the coding sequence ATGGCTCAATTATTGAAAAAACCTGTACAGCATCCTTTAAATGATGCTGTACAAATCATACAAGACTTTAAACCAGAAGACGTTAACTTAAAATATACGGGGATTAAAATTTTAGACATTCAAGCATCAGGTGTTTACGAAGAAATGACTCAAGGATTTGAAATTTGTATTGTTGCGTTGACTGGAAAAATTGATGTATCTGATGGAAAAAATATTTACAAAGATTTAGGAACAAGAGACTCAGTATTTGAAAAAATCCCTACAGATAGTATTTATATTTCAAAGGACCATCATATTCAAATATCAGCAGTTAAAGATGCTAGGATTATTATTTGTTATGCACCGTGTGATGAAGGTAGACCAACAGAACTTATTCCAGCCAGTAGCAACGGTGTTGAAGATAGAGGTAAGTATGCTAACCAACGTCATGTCCACAATATCTTACCAGATACGCACACGGCCAGTGAAAAATTATTGGTTGTCGAAGTTTATACAGATCAAGGTAACTGGTCAAGTTATCCACCACATAAGCACGACGAGGACAACTTGCCGGATGAATCGTTTCTTGAGGAAATTTATTATCATGAAATGAACCCAGAGAAAGGATTTGTGTTCCAACGTGTTTATACGGATGATCTTTCATTAGACGAGACAATGACTGCGCAGAATGGAGATGTTGTCATAGTGCCTAAAGGTTATCATCCAGTAGCTGTACCAGATGGATATAATGGATATTACTTAAATATAATGGCTGGACCTAAAAAAGTATGGAAATTTAACAATCAAAAAGACCATGAATGGATTATTGATAGAAAGTAG
- a CDS encoding sugar phosphate isomerase/epimerase family protein translates to MKLGYNVATTKENATLQQELELCEKHGYDFIEIQMDKLPEYLQEHSLEDMKQFFDTHQIKPLSLNALQFFNNRNEADYKVVLDTFKEWLEIAEYLGAQYIVAVPLVTEEKILKADIHKSCVNVLKQLALMAAEYDIKLALEFLGAPYATVNTFNQAHAIIEEINDPNVGIVLDFFHFHAMGSRLDDLKNGDIDNIFLLHINDVDDYPIGILTDEDRCFPGLGVIDIPGILSTLKDMAFQGKYISIELFRPEYYQMPAEDVIKKSKETMIESVQPYFTL, encoded by the coding sequence ATGAAGTTAGGATATAATGTTGCGACTACAAAAGAAAATGCTACTTTACAACAAGAGTTGGAATTATGCGAGAAGCATGGCTATGATTTTATTGAAATACAGATGGATAAGCTCCCTGAATATTTACAAGAACATTCTTTAGAAGATATGAAACAATTTTTTGATACGCATCAGATTAAGCCTTTAAGTTTAAATGCGTTACAATTTTTTAATAATAGAAATGAAGCGGATTATAAAGTCGTTTTAGATACATTTAAAGAATGGTTAGAAATTGCTGAATATTTAGGTGCTCAATATATTGTTGCAGTTCCGTTAGTTACTGAAGAAAAAATATTAAAAGCAGATATTCATAAAAGCTGTGTAAACGTGTTGAAACAATTGGCTTTGATGGCGGCAGAATATGATATTAAACTCGCTCTAGAATTTCTTGGTGCGCCATATGCTACAGTTAATACTTTTAATCAAGCGCATGCCATTATTGAGGAGATTAACGATCCCAATGTAGGGATAGTATTAGATTTCTTTCATTTTCATGCTATGGGTTCACGCTTAGATGACTTAAAAAATGGAGATATTGATAATATATTTTTATTGCATATTAATGATGTCGATGACTATCCGATAGGTATTTTAACAGACGAGGATAGATGCTTTCCTGGATTAGGTGTTATTGATATTCCAGGTATATTATCTACGTTGAAAGATATGGCGTTTCAGGGTAAATATATATCTATAGAATTGTTCCGCCCAGAATATTATCAGATGCCTGCGGAAGATGTGATTAAAAAATCTAAAGAGACCATGATAGAAAGTGTTCAACCATATTTTACATTGTAA
- a CDS encoding sugar phosphate isomerase/epimerase family protein, producing the protein MKLALDPAMYTDLSMKEVIDKAASLGYEYIELSPREDFIPFYKYPKVDNSMIKNVKKWCSDAGVQLSSVLPVMAWSGPDEERRQGAVRNWKRAIEIASDLNVEVMNTEFNGNKYEPQICEEKFIKSMDELLPIFEKEGINLNLQAHPYDFIERNDEALRMIRGLNKEWINLVYSTSHTFFHDDGTGDIATMFDDAGDKLQHVLFSDTLNHTVANGLRYIVNPPDAEVTVHQHLNIGEGEVDFDTIFRKLKEMKFDGIATNSVFAWVDKADESATFMLNKLKKELF; encoded by the coding sequence ATGAAATTAGCATTAGATCCAGCAATGTACACAGACTTATCAATGAAAGAAGTGATAGATAAAGCGGCAAGCTTAGGATATGAATATATTGAGCTTTCTCCTAGAGAAGATTTTATACCTTTTTATAAATACCCAAAAGTTGATAATAGTATGATTAAAAACGTTAAGAAATGGTGTAGTGATGCGGGGGTTCAATTATCATCGGTCTTACCAGTGATGGCTTGGTCGGGTCCTGATGAAGAAAGACGTCAAGGTGCAGTCCGTAATTGGAAACGTGCTATAGAGATAGCGAGTGATTTAAATGTAGAAGTCATGAATACAGAATTTAATGGAAATAAATATGAACCTCAGATTTGTGAGGAAAAATTTATTAAATCTATGGATGAGCTATTACCAATATTTGAAAAAGAAGGAATAAATTTAAATTTACAAGCACATCCTTATGATTTTATTGAGCGTAATGATGAAGCCTTAAGAATGATTAGAGGATTAAATAAAGAGTGGATAAATTTAGTGTATTCTACTTCACATACATTCTTTCATGACGACGGTACAGGTGATATAGCCACAATGTTTGATGATGCAGGGGATAAATTACAGCATGTGCTATTCTCTGATACATTAAATCACACTGTTGCGAATGGTTTACGTTATATTGTGAATCCGCCTGATGCTGAAGTGACCGTACATCAGCACCTTAATATTGGTGAAGGTGAAGTAGATTTCGATACGATATTTAGAAAATTAAAAGAAATGAAATTTGATGGTATCGCTACGAATTCAGTCTTTGCTTGGGTAGATAAAGCTGATGAATCAGCCACTTTTATGTTGAATAAATTAAAGAAAGAATTATTTTAA